Part of the Roseomonas sp. OT10 genome, CTTCGGCGGCTTCGCCATCGCGGCCCTGCTGGCGGTGCCGATGGGCCTGGCCATCGGGCGGCTGGCCTGGGTGCGGGAGCTGCTGGACCCGCCGATCCAGATGCTGCGCCCCGTGCCGGTCACGGCCTGGCTGCCGCTCTCCATCATGTTCTTCGGGCTGGGCGCCAAGGCGGCGCTGGCGCTGATCGCGCTGGCCTGCTTCTTCCCCATCCTGCTCAACACCGTGCTCGGCGTGCGCAGCGTGGAGCCGCGCCTGTTCGAGGCGGCGGCGATGCTGGGCTGCCGCGGCTCCGGCCTGTTCCGCCAGGTCGTGCTGCCCGGGGCGCTGCCCAGCATCTTCACCGGGCTGCGCCTGGGCCTGGGCATCGCCTGGGTGATCATCGTGGTGGGCGAGATGACGGGCGTGCCGCTCGGCCTCGGCGCCGTCATCATGGAGGCGCGCTCCGTCTCCCGCACGGACATGATCCTGGTCGGCATGGTGGTGATGGGCCTCGCCGGCTTCCTCTCCGACCGCGCCCTGGTCGCGATCGGCCGCCGCCTCCTCGCCTGGAGTCCGCAGCATGTCTGACAGCCCCCTGCACCTTCACGTCTCCGGCCTGTGGAAGGTCTTCGACGGGCCCCAGGGCGCGCTGCCGGTGCTGGCGGGGATCGACCTCCAGGTGCGGCGCGGCGAGTTCGTCTGCCTGCTCGGACCCTCCGGCTGCGGCAAGTCCACCCTGCTGCGCGTCGTCGCCGGCTTCGAGGCGGCGAGCGGCGGCAGCGTGCTGGTCGAGGGGCGCCCGGTGAAGGGCGCGGGCCCGGACCGCGGCATGGTCTTCCAGGATTACGGCCTCTTCCCCTGGCTCACCGTGCGCGACAATGTGGGCTTCGGCCTGCGCCAGCGCCGGGTGCCGCGCGCCGTGCTGCGCGAGAAGGTGGACGCCTTCCTCGCCATGATGGGCCTCTCTGCCTTCGCCGAATCCCATCCGCACCAGCTCTCCGGCGGCATGAAGCAGCGCGTCTCCATCGCGCGCGTGCTGGCCAACGGCGCCGGCATGCTGCTGATGGACGAGCCCTTCGCCGCGTTGGACGCGATGACGCGCGAGCGGTTGCAGAGCGAGCTTCTGGGCATCTGGGAGCGGGAGAAGGTCACGGTCCTCTTCGTCACCCATTCAGTGGAGGAGGCGGTGATGCTGGGCGACCGCGTCGTGGTGCTGCAACCGCATCCCGGCCGCGTCGCCGCCGATGTCGCCATCGACCTGCCACGCCCGCGCGACCCCATGTCGGCCGAGTTCAACGCCGTGCGCCGCCGCATGACGGAGGAGCTGGCCCGCGTCAGCGCCCCGCGCGGCGCGGAGCCAGCCGCCGCCTGACACGGCCCCGGCCGCCGCAACGGGGCCCGCAGAAGGCCCCGGCCCCGGGAAGGGAGACGGCCATCCGGGCCGGGGCCGATGCTGGCCCGGCTTCTCCGATCACGGCACGATGCCGCCTGTCCCGAGGATCCCCGTCATGCTTCCTGCACCGCCCCGGATGCCCACCCGCCGCCCCGGCCTGACCCGGCGCGGGGCGCTGGCCGCCGCCCTGGCCCTGCCCTTTCTGCCCCGCCCCGGCCATGCGGCCGACTGGCCGACGAAGCCGGTGACCATCGTCGCCCCCTTCACCCCGGGCGGGCCGGTGGACGTGCTGGCGCGGGTGGTGGCGCAGGGCATCCAGGCCCGCAGCGGCCAGAACGTGGTGGTCGAGAACCGCACCGGCGCCAACGGCAACATCGGCATCGACGCCGCCCGCCGTGCCGCGCCGGACGGTTCCACCCTGCTGCTGGTGCCGGCGGGGAACCTGACGATCAACCCGACCCTGCTGAGCAA contains:
- a CDS encoding ABC transporter ATP-binding protein, producing MSDSPLHLHVSGLWKVFDGPQGALPVLAGIDLQVRRGEFVCLLGPSGCGKSTLLRVVAGFEAASGGSVLVEGRPVKGAGPDRGMVFQDYGLFPWLTVRDNVGFGLRQRRVPRAVLREKVDAFLAMMGLSAFAESHPHQLSGGMKQRVSIARVLANGAGMLLMDEPFAALDAMTRERLQSELLGIWEREKVTVLFVTHSVEEAVMLGDRVVVLQPHPGRVAADVAIDLPRPRDPMSAEFNAVRRRMTEELARVSAPRGAEPAAA
- a CDS encoding ABC transporter permease, with product MSAPAAVLPAAPAGSSAARRPALARWRPALLAVAIPGLVLLFWSVSAWLSPSVLLPAPWEVAQTLVDFVFGGINDDAFSGTFLDHLGASAGRVFGGFAIAALLAVPMGLAIGRLAWVRELLDPPIQMLRPVPVTAWLPLSIMFFGLGAKAALALIALACFFPILLNTVLGVRSVEPRLFEAAAMLGCRGSGLFRQVVLPGALPSIFTGLRLGLGIAWVIIVVGEMTGVPLGLGAVIMEARSVSRTDMILVGMVVMGLAGFLSDRALVAIGRRLLAWSPQHV